A DNA window from Camelina sativa cultivar DH55 chromosome 17, Cs, whole genome shotgun sequence contains the following coding sequences:
- the LOC104759220 gene encoding F-box protein At2g34280-like gives MELLPHDAVERILERVPVKSLLRFKSVSKQWKFTIESQYFQKKQLTFGSKPVGDDDDIYVLFVSTKLKTVVFCHTSCDGLVCLDSYLKIKSTNLVFNPTTRWHRSFPLSRLQQLFLERFKRRESNLSSYPRFGFGKDKINGTYKPVRLCNSSELGLENATTCEVFDFSTNAWRYITPSSPYRVLASTDPLYFYGSLYWLTEEKETKVLSLDLHTETFQIISKLPSVDATLETIIICNLNNRLCVSIYNPTEQAIWSFNSETKTWEPIYSIVSGLTPLFPLAILEKNKLLYSAVYGTRLFMYDPTTKSLDSLLKDGSSLGFLACYVKSLISIL, from the exons ATGGAACTGCTTCCACACGATGCCGTAGAGAGAATTCTAGAGAGAGTTCCGGTGAAGTCTCTGCTCAGATTCAAATCTGTTTCCAAACAGTGGAAATTCACAATAGAGTCTCAATATTTCCAGAAGAAACAGTTGACCTTTGGCTCGAAACCAgtaggagatgatgatgatatatatgttctttttgtgtCCACTAAGCTGAAGACAGTGGTATT cTGCCATACTAGCTGCGACGGTCTTGTTTGCCTCGATTCATacctcaaaatcaaatcaacaaatcTTGTGTTCAATCCCACGACTCGATGGCATCGAAGTTTCCCGCTCTCAAGGTTGCAACAACTCTTTCTCGAGAGGtttaagagaagagagagtaatCTATCTTCATACCCTCGGTTTGGATTCGGCAAAGACAAAATCAATGGTACATACAAACCGGTTAGGTTATGTAACTCTTCTGAATTAGGCCTAGAAAACGCTACTACATGTGAGGTCTTTGATTTTAGCACCAACGCTTGGAGGTACATTactccttcttctccttatcGGGTTCTTGCTTCCACGGATCCTCTGTATTTTTATGGATCGCTTTATTGGTTAAccgaagagaaagaaacaaaagttttatCTTTGGATCTTCATACTGAAACTTTTCAAATCATCTCTAAACTTCCTTCTGTGGACGCAACTCTCGAAACAATCATCATATGCAACCTGAACAACCGCTTGTGCGTATCGATTTATAATCCGACCGAACAAGCGATATGGTCGTTCAATTCAGAGACCAAGACTTGGGAACCCATATATTCGATAGTGAGTGGTCTTACTCCTTTATTTCCACTAGCAATCCTGGAGAAGAACAAGCTTCTTTATTCTGCTGTATATGGTACACGACTGTTCATGTATGATCCCACAACCAAATCTCTGGATTCCCTTCTCAAAGACGGCTCTTCACTTGGATTTCTGGCTTGTTATGTCAAGAGTTTAATCtctattttgtaa
- the LOC104755729 gene encoding binding partner of ACD11 1 encodes MDHQIGYGVEVTGLSPSVTEKDLIDFFSFSGTIEYIDIVRSGEQACTAYVMFRDSYSQETAVLLSGATILDQRVCITRWGQHHEEFDFWNATPRGFEDESYSHPHAQRGEFNAGEAVTKAQEVVKSMLATGFVLGKDALSKAKTFDESHGVSAAAMARVSQLEQRIGLTDKIFTGLEAVRMTDQRYHVSDTAKSAISATGRTAAAAATSVVNSSYFSNGALWLSGALERAAKAASDLGNHGSRQ; translated from the exons ATGGATCATCAAATTGGATATGGTGTTGAAGTGACTGGGTTATCTCCATCTGTTACTGAGAAAGATCTGAttgatttcttctccttctctggTACAATCGAATATATTGATATTGTCAG GTCAGGTGAGCAAGCGTGTACTGCTTATGTGATGTTCAGGGATTCTTATTCTCAAGAAACTGCTGTTTTACTCAGT GGCGCAACGATATTGGATCAGCGTGTTTGTATTACTCGTTGGGGACAACATCACGAAGAGTTTGATTTCTGGAATGCGACTCCTCGAGGGTTTGAAGATGAATCATACTCGCAT CCACATGCTCAACGAGGCGAGTTCAACGCTGGAGAAGCAGTGACTAAAGCTCAAGAAGTGGTGAAATCAATGCTTGCAACAGGATTCGTGCTAGGCAAAGACGCTTTAAGCAAAGCTAAAACCTTTGACGAATCCCACGGTGTATCAGCTGCGGCCATGGCTAGAGTTTCCCAATTAGAGCAGAGGATTGGTCTCACTGACAAAATCTTTACCGGACTTGAAGCTGTAAGAATGACCGACCAAAGGTACCATGTTTCAGACACGGCTAAATCAGCCATCTCTGCCACAGGAAGAACCGCAGCAGCGGCTGCAACTAGTGTCGTCAATAGCAGTTACTTCTCAAACGGAGCTCTTTGGCTTTCTGGTGCGTTAGAGCGAGCTGCTAAAGCTGCATCTGATCTCGGTAACCACGGCTCAAGGCAGTGA
- the LOC104755727 gene encoding 60S ribosomal protein L10-1-like, with protein MGRRPARCYRQIKGKPYPKSRYCRGVPDPKIRIYDVGMKRKGVDEFPFCVHLVSWEKENVSSEALEAARIACNKYMVKSAGKDAFHLRIRVHPFHVLRINKMLSCAGADRLQTGMRGAFGKALGTCARVAIGQVLLSVRCKDAHGHHAQEALRRAKFKFPGRQKIIVSRKWGFTKFNRADFTKLRQEKRVVADGVNAKFLSCHGPLANRQPGSAFLPAHY; from the exons ATGGGAAGAA GACCTGCGAGGTGTTACCGTCAGATCAAGGGTAAGCCATACCCAAAGTCTCGTTACTGTCGTGGTGTGCCAGATCCCAAGATCAGGATCTATGACGTTGGTATGAAGAGGAAAGGTGTTGACGAGTTCCCATTCTGTGTCCATTTGGTGTCGTGGGAGAAGGAGAATGTCTCCAGTGAAGCCCTTGAAGCTGCCCGTATTGCTTGCAACAAGTACATGGTGAAGTCTGCTGGAAAAGATGCTTTCCATTTGAGGATTAGGGTTCATCCTTTCCATGTTCTCAGGATTAACAAGATGCTTTCGTGTGCCGGAGCTGATAGGCTCCAGACTGGTATGAGGGGTGCTTTTGGTAAAGCTTTGGGTACTTGTGCTCGTGTTGCTATTGGACAGGTGCTTTTGTCTGTTCGTTGCAAGGATGCTCATGGTCACCATGCTCAAGAGGCTCTTCGTCGTGCTAAGTTCAAGTTCCCTGGTCGTCAAAAGATTATTGTCAGCAGGAAATG GGGATTCACCAAGTTTAACAGGGCTGACTTCACTAAGTTGAGGCAAGAGAAGCGTGTGGTTGCTGATGGTGTCAACGCTAAG TTCCTCTCATGCCATGGACCTTTGGCTAACCGTCAGCCAGGAAGTGCCTTTTTGCCAGCCCACTATTGA
- the LOC104755728 gene encoding F-box/kelch-repeat protein SKIP11-like, translated as MVEDRKFLISTRVFSSSRLSESKWPSYMFPQSEEEEEDSSDSANLINGKRAFDDDVHDHLRQSKSLRLSSINDGDSLINDIGRDNSITCLIRCSRSSYGSIASLNRSFRSLVKSGEIYRLRRQNQIVEHWVYFSCQLLEWVAFNPVERRWMNLPTMPSGVTFMCADKESLAVGTDLLVLGKDDYSSHVIYRYSLLNNSWSSGMRMNSPRCLFGSASLGEVAIFAGGCDSLGKISDSAEMYNSELQTWTSLPKMNKPRKMCSGVFMDGKFYVIGGIGGNDSKVLTCGEEFDLETKKWTEIPEMSPPRSREMPAAAEAPPLVAVVKNQLYAADHADMEVRKYDKESKKWFTLGRLPERADSVNGWGLAFRACGERLIVIGGPKSSGGGYIELNSWIPKSDRSPPLWTLLDRKHSSNFVYNCAVMGC; from the coding sequence ATGGTTGAAGATCGGAAGTTTTTGATATCAACAAGGGTCTTCTCAAGTTCTCGTCTTTCTGAATCCAAGTGGCCTTCTTACATGTTTCCacaatcagaagaagaagaagaagattcctctGACTCTGCTAATCTCATCAATGGCAAAAGAgcatttgatgatgatgttcatgACCACCTCAGACAGAGCAAGTCTCTCAGATTGTCTTCTATCAACGATGGTGATTCACTTATCAACGATATCGGCAGGGACAATTCCATCACCTGTTTGATCCGTTGCTCAAGGTCTTCTTACGGCTCCATTGCTTCCTTGAACCGTAGTTTCCGGTCTCTGGTGAAGTCAGGAGAGATCTACAGACTCAGGAGACAAAACCAGATCGTTGAACATTGGGTTTACTTCTCTTGTCAGCTCTTGGAATGGGTTGCTTTCAACCCTGTTGAAAGAAGATGGATGAATCTTCCAACTATGCCTTCAGGTGTTACCTTCATGTGTGCCGATAAAGAATCCTTAGCCGTTGGCACTGACTTACTTGTGTTAGGCAAAGATGATTACTCTTCTCACGTTATTTACAGATACAGTCTTTTAAACAACTCTTGGTCGTCAGGTATGAGGATGAACTCGCCGAGGTGTTTGTTTGGCTCAGCGAGTCTAGGAGAGGTTGCTATCTTCGCTGGTGGGTGTGACTCTCTCGGCAAAATCAGTGACTCCGCTGAGATGTATAACTCCGAGCTTCAGACTTGGACTTCACTTCCGAAGATGAACAAACCGAGGAAGATGTGTTCGGGTGTGTTCATGGATGGGAAGTTTTATGTGATCGGTGGAATTGGCGGGAACGACTCTAAAGTGCTTACTTGCGGTGAGGAGTTTGATTTAGAGACGAAGAAATGGACTGAGATACCGGAGATGTCGCCTCCGAGGAGCAGGGAAATGCCAGCAGCAGCAGAGGCGCCGCCACTTGTTGCGGTTGTGAAGAATCAGTTGTATGCAGCGGATCATGCTGACATGGAAGTGaggaagtatgataaagagagTAAGAAATGGTTTACGTTAGGGAGATTGCCCGAGAGAGCTGACTCGGTTAACGGTTGGGGATTAGCGTTTAGAGCTTGCGGTGAGCGGTTGATTGTGATTGGTGGACCTAAGAGTTCAGGTGGAGGGTACATTGAGTTGAATTCTTGGATACCAAAGAGTGATCGAAGTCCACCTCTATGGACATTGCTCGATAGGAAACATTCTTCGAATTTCGTATACAATTGCGCCGTGATGGGTTGCTGA
- the LOC104755731 gene encoding uncharacterized protein LOC104755731, whose translation MAASSSIPSSTAVTSAVRKPLLLSTTVSSFPASSLSPSTKLPQRKIQRLLLASSSASAVPSDSKPVKKETIYFDGGAHYGDLLANLILGLTILWLPLTLAAVSRAFNLRYRFTNLRVTVISGLTGEDRSDFSYKVIKDVQVVPRFIGEWGDIIITLRDGTKVDLRSVPKFREIAKYCLSMADQPAVLKESGAKGF comes from the coding sequence ATGGCAGCTTCTTCCTCAATTCCGTCGTCAACCGCCGTAACTTCCGCCGTACGCAAACCCCTCCTCCTATCTACCACAGTCTCCTCCTTCCCCGCTTCTTCATTGTCTCCCTCCACCAAATTACcacaaagaaaaatccaaagatTGCTACTAGCTTCCTCCTCTGCCTCCGCAGTCCCTTCAGATTCCAAACCGGTGAAGAAAGAAACCATCTACTTCGACGGGGGAGCTCATTACGGTGATCTGTTGGCTAATCTCATCCTTGGCCTAACCATCTTATGGCTCCCACTAACCTTGGCCGCGGTGTCTCGAGCCTTTAACCTTCGTTACAGGTTCACAAACCTCCGCGTGACGGTGATTTCGGGACTCACGGGAGAAGACAGAAGCGATTTCTCGTACAAAGTGATCAAGGACGTTCAAGTCGTGCCGAGGTTCATAGGAGAATGGGGtgacatcatcatcactttGAGAGATGGGACAAAAGTGGATTTGAGAAGCGTTCCTAAGTTCAGAGAGATTGCTAAGTACTGTTTATCTATGGCTGATCAACCTGCTGTTTTGAAAGAATCTGGCGCCAAAGGCTTTTGa